A single region of the Parasphingorhabdus litoris DSM 22379 genome encodes:
- a CDS encoding M61 family metallopeptidase, giving the protein MRVVALLGLFSVLSFISPVTPLSAAMPDNLSKPTYAPVEDTISQAQDIPYPGTMQLEVDARDNVQGIFRITQIIPVAQAGRMTLLYPEWLPGNHAPRGEIEKLAALEFMANGQKIDWIRDDMDVFAFHLDVPEGVSEITAKFQFTSATTASQGRIVMAPSMLNLRWHQVSLYPAGHYVRQIPVEATAIYPPGWRAASSMRPKARQPRTDNLNRVAYRKTDYDTLIDSPVFAGKNFQTYRLSRRVHLNVVADDAKFLKPRKSHIAKHSKLVRESEALFGSHPYDRYDFLLALTEEMGSIGIEHHRSSENGVNREYFTKWNDGPGRRNLLPHEIVHAWNGKYRRPAGMWTPDYREPMRDNLLWVYEGQTQFWGYVLGARSGLFSKQDTLDAFAAIAAGMDLRVGRQWRPLIDTTHDPIIAARKPKPWSSWQRQEDYYNEGLLIWLEADGIIRRESGGKKSLENFARSFFKGKNGDYGVVTYELSDVIEALNAVQPYDWAGFIQERVYQTTDEAPKNGLTLGGYKLVYNATKSDFISANDKRRKQLDLSHSIGMVVSDKGVVKAVMWDGPAFKAGLKNGLTITAVNGKAYTAEMLTQAIEENRGQMNKIEIFAKNDDQYSNFLVDYSGGLRYPHLEKITADETAGEGGQIEGGIDRLLKPKTR; this is encoded by the coding sequence ATGCGCGTGGTTGCACTTTTGGGCCTGTTTTCGGTCCTGTCCTTCATTTCGCCTGTCACCCCTCTTTCCGCCGCGATGCCGGACAATCTCAGCAAGCCGACCTATGCCCCGGTGGAAGACACTATCTCACAAGCACAGGATATTCCCTATCCTGGCACCATGCAGCTAGAGGTGGACGCGCGCGACAATGTACAAGGCATTTTTCGTATTACGCAGATAATCCCGGTTGCGCAGGCGGGCCGGATGACGCTGCTCTACCCCGAATGGCTACCAGGCAATCATGCGCCGCGCGGCGAGATTGAGAAGCTGGCGGCGCTGGAGTTTATGGCAAACGGCCAAAAAATCGACTGGATCCGCGATGATATGGATGTCTTCGCTTTTCATCTCGACGTGCCGGAAGGCGTATCGGAAATCACCGCCAAATTTCAGTTCACCTCCGCTACCACTGCCAGTCAGGGCCGTATCGTGATGGCCCCATCCATGCTCAACCTGCGCTGGCACCAGGTGTCTCTCTATCCTGCTGGCCATTATGTCCGACAGATTCCCGTGGAAGCGACCGCCATCTATCCGCCCGGCTGGCGCGCCGCCAGCTCCATGCGCCCGAAAGCGCGACAACCCAGAACCGATAATCTCAATCGCGTTGCCTATCGCAAAACCGATTATGATACGCTGATCGACAGCCCAGTCTTTGCCGGTAAAAATTTCCAGACCTACCGGCTGAGCCGCCGCGTGCATCTCAATGTCGTGGCTGATGATGCCAAATTCCTCAAACCCAGAAAGTCGCACATTGCCAAGCACAGCAAATTGGTCCGGGAATCAGAGGCGCTGTTCGGCAGCCATCCTTATGACCGCTATGATTTCCTGCTCGCGCTGACCGAGGAAATGGGCAGCATCGGGATTGAGCACCATCGTTCTTCGGAAAATGGCGTGAACCGCGAATATTTCACCAAATGGAATGATGGGCCGGGTCGCCGCAACCTGTTGCCGCACGAGATTGTCCATGCCTGGAACGGAAAATATCGCCGCCCCGCCGGCATGTGGACGCCCGATTATCGTGAACCGATGCGCGACAATCTGCTCTGGGTTTATGAAGGCCAGACGCAGTTTTGGGGCTATGTGCTTGGCGCGCGTTCGGGTCTTTTTTCCAAACAGGACACGCTGGATGCCTTTGCCGCGATCGCGGCTGGCATGGACCTGCGCGTTGGCCGCCAATGGCGCCCGCTGATCGACACAACCCATGATCCGATTATTGCCGCGCGCAAACCCAAACCGTGGAGCAGCTGGCAGCGGCAGGAAGATTATTATAACGAAGGCCTGCTCATCTGGCTGGAGGCCGATGGCATTATCCGGCGCGAATCGGGCGGCAAGAAATCGCTCGAAAATTTTGCCCGCAGCTTTTTCAAGGGCAAGAATGGCGACTATGGCGTCGTCACCTATGAGCTGTCCGATGTGATCGAGGCGCTGAATGCCGTGCAACCCTATGATTGGGCCGGATTCATCCAGGAACGCGTATACCAGACAACCGACGAAGCACCCAAAAACGGCCTCACCCTGGGCGGCTACAAACTGGTTTATAATGCCACAAAGAGCGATTTTATCAGCGCCAATGACAAACGCCGCAAACAGCTGGATCTCAGCCACTCGATCGGCATGGTGGTGAGCGACAAGGGCGTGGTCAAAGCGGTGATGTGGGACGGACCGGCGTTTAAGGCGGGCCTTAAAAACGGCCTCACCATCACGGCCGTGAATGGCAAAGCCTATACCGCGGAAATGTTGACCCAGGCGATCGAAGAAAATCGCGGGCAAATGAATAAAATCGAGATATTTGCGAAGAATGACGACCAATATAGCAATTTTTTGGTCGATTATTCAGGCGGGCTTCGCTATCCGCACCTTGAAAAAATAACGGCAGACGAAACTGCCGGAGAGGGTGGCCAAATTGAAGGGGGCATTGACCGGCTTTTGAAGCCAAAAACAAGATAA
- the ppa gene encoding inorganic diphosphatase — MDITQIPIGDNPPESLNVIIEVPVGGEPVKYEFDKASGALFVDRILHTPMRYPANYGFIPHTLSPDGDPLDALVVARSPFMPGCVVRCRPIAVLNLEDEHGGDEKLLCVPIDATFPYYRAIGEGGDLPEIVMQQIEHFFTHYKDLEPEKWVRVGKWGDAEEARKVVMDAIELAKTKK, encoded by the coding sequence ATGGACATCACCCAAATTCCTATCGGCGATAACCCGCCGGAAAGCCTCAACGTCATAATCGAAGTGCCCGTAGGCGGCGAACCGGTTAAATATGAATTTGACAAGGCATCCGGTGCGCTGTTTGTCGACCGCATCCTCCACACACCGATGCGCTATCCCGCCAATTACGGCTTCATTCCGCATACATTGTCCCCCGATGGCGATCCACTGGATGCGCTGGTCGTGGCACGCTCACCCTTCATGCCCGGCTGTGTTGTTCGATGCCGTCCGATTGCGGTGTTGAATCTGGAAGACGAGCATGGCGGGGACGAAAAGCTGCTCTGCGTCCCGATTGATGCAACATTCCCTTATTATCGCGCGATTGGCGAAGGCGGTGATCTGCCCGAGATCGTGATGCAGCAGATCGAACATTTCTTCACCCATTACAAAGACCTGGAGCCCGAAAAATGGGTCCGTGTCGGCAAATGGGGCGATGCCGAGGAAGCCCGCAAGGTGGTGATGGACGCTATCGAGCTGGCCAAAACAAAGAAATGA
- a CDS encoding GNAT family N-acetyltransferase, with amino-acid sequence MDTQSITYRKAVAEDADYLPAIERSAGSAFLQVPGLEWLAGSDDIVSAEDQLRFIEQGLVWIAESADGERVGFLTAEQFEDEYHIWELDVHQAHQKRGIGRGLIKALTEKARRETVRAITLTTFRDLPFNEKFYQHMGFQTLEEEQQSKRLTAILATEEANGLPAERRCAMQLPL; translated from the coding sequence TTGGATACGCAATCAATCACGTACCGAAAAGCTGTGGCCGAGGATGCGGACTATTTACCGGCCATTGAAAGATCAGCAGGATCAGCCTTTCTGCAGGTGCCGGGCCTCGAATGGCTTGCGGGCAGCGACGATATAGTATCAGCAGAGGACCAGCTTCGCTTTATCGAGCAAGGATTGGTCTGGATCGCAGAATCTGCCGATGGTGAACGCGTAGGATTTCTAACCGCGGAACAATTTGAAGATGAATATCATATCTGGGAATTGGACGTACATCAGGCACATCAGAAACGCGGCATTGGCCGGGGATTGATCAAAGCGCTAACGGAAAAGGCGCGGCGCGAAACGGTGAGAGCGATTACGCTGACGACCTTCCGCGACCTGCCGTTTAACGAGAAATTCTATCAGCATATGGGCTTCCAAACGCTGGAAGAGGAACAGCAATCCAAGCGCCTCACGGCCATATTGGCGACGGAAGAAGCCAATGGCCTGCCAGCAGAGCGACGCTGCGCGATGCAATTGCCGTTGTGA
- a CDS encoding serine hydrolase domain-containing protein, giving the protein MTGKGLLSGIFISLIAILLPLGNIAAAAEEIDMESYQKFGSFLSDFRKEKSIRALTAVIVKDGEIVWEQALGTSDDESDVPATMDTTFGIASVTKPIAATAILAEADKGGLYLDWLLANDPRWEDFCGWFSTSGIPFGGGGKDSDGTVIEPVDCERKLSLSDSLNMRVNGAVGSAFVYNPMTYARIDRAIEGAGGRPLRAIVRDNVLKKAGMENVALGWHDPEGGSALRLLAPPFTVQEDGRDIKASHSDDDFRAAAGIRASARHVAQFDIALDSGKLLSADWMARIFSDDTLPLRGDYRWGWFAQDWQGKRLYWHSGWEPDRYSAIYLKIPKQKLSLILLANNENLWWGNPLSAAEIHKSPVAAEFLKTFASPDRR; this is encoded by the coding sequence ATGACTGGCAAAGGCCTACTGAGTGGTATTTTCATATCCCTGATCGCTATATTGCTACCTCTCGGCAATATAGCTGCGGCCGCGGAGGAGATTGACATGGAAAGCTATCAGAAATTTGGTTCTTTCCTGTCTGACTTTCGTAAAGAGAAATCCATTCGCGCGCTGACCGCAGTGATTGTCAAAGATGGGGAAATTGTCTGGGAACAGGCTTTGGGAACATCGGATGATGAGAGCGATGTGCCAGCGACAATGGACACGACTTTCGGGATTGCATCGGTCACAAAACCCATTGCTGCTACCGCGATTTTGGCGGAGGCGGACAAGGGCGGGCTCTATCTCGATTGGCTGTTGGCCAACGATCCGCGCTGGGAGGATTTTTGCGGATGGTTTTCGACCTCCGGCATTCCCTTTGGCGGTGGCGGCAAAGACAGCGATGGAACTGTTATCGAACCGGTGGATTGCGAGCGCAAATTGTCGCTTTCGGACAGCCTGAACATGCGGGTCAATGGGGCGGTGGGGTCGGCCTTCGTTTATAATCCAATGACTTATGCGCGGATTGATCGGGCTATTGAGGGGGCTGGTGGCCGGCCTCTGCGCGCTATTGTCCGGGACAATGTCCTAAAGAAGGCAGGCATGGAAAATGTCGCTCTGGGTTGGCATGATCCGGAAGGCGGCTCGGCGCTTCGGTTGTTGGCACCGCCATTTACCGTTCAGGAGGATGGCCGCGATATAAAAGCCAGTCACTCGGATGATGATTTTCGCGCGGCTGCCGGTATCAGAGCCAGCGCGAGACATGTTGCTCAGTTTGATATCGCGCTCGATTCCGGGAAACTGCTTTCGGCCGATTGGATGGCGCGGATATTCTCGGACGACACATTGCCGCTGCGCGGGGACTATCGCTGGGGATGGTTTGCGCAGGACTGGCAGGGCAAGCGGCTCTATTGGCACTCGGGCTGGGAACCGGATCGCTATTCAGCCATCTATCTCAAGATCCCGAAGCAGAAACTCTCGCTGATCCTGTTGGCGAACAACGAGAATCTCTGGTGGGGCAATCCCTTGTCTGCAGCAGAGATTCACAAAAGCCCAGTGGCGGCTGAATTCTTGAAAACATTTGCCTCACCCGATCGCCGATGA
- the sucC gene encoding ADP-forming succinate--CoA ligase subunit beta translates to MNIHEYQAKEQLAKYGIGIPAGHAALTVDEAVAAAEKLPGPLYVVKAQIHAGGRGKGKFKELGPDASGGVRLSKSVDAVRENATEMLGNTLVTIQTGDEGKQVNRLYVTDGVDIAEEYYLSMLVDRATGRIAMIVSTEGGMDIEDVAHNTPEKIKTITIDPAQGFMPHHGRSMAFALGLSGDLNKQAQKLGKQLYTAFTDMDCEMLEINPLVETKDAQLLVLDTKMSFDGNALMRHPNLMELRDVTEEDPAEVEASKYDLAYIKLDGNIGCMVNGAGLAMATMDIIKLNGAFPANFLDVGGGATTEKVTAAFKIILADPAVEGILVNIFGGIMKCDIIAEGIVTAAKEVDLSVPLVVRLEGTNVAKGKEILANSGLPIVSADDLGDAAKKIVAQVKDAA, encoded by the coding sequence ATGAACATCCATGAATATCAGGCCAAAGAACAACTCGCCAAATATGGCATCGGCATTCCTGCGGGCCACGCAGCTCTGACCGTTGACGAAGCTGTCGCGGCGGCAGAAAAATTGCCCGGACCGCTTTACGTGGTGAAGGCACAGATTCATGCCGGCGGTCGCGGCAAGGGCAAGTTCAAGGAATTGGGGCCAGATGCCAGCGGCGGTGTTCGCCTGTCCAAATCCGTCGACGCGGTGCGCGAAAACGCCACTGAAATGCTCGGCAACACGCTGGTCACCATCCAGACCGGCGACGAGGGCAAGCAGGTTAACCGGCTCTATGTCACCGATGGCGTCGACATTGCCGAAGAGTATTATCTTTCCATGCTGGTCGACCGGGCAACCGGCCGGATCGCGATGATCGTGTCCACCGAAGGCGGCATGGATATTGAAGATGTCGCGCATAACACGCCCGAAAAGATCAAAACGATCACGATTGATCCCGCGCAAGGCTTCATGCCGCATCATGGCCGGTCGATGGCTTTTGCTCTCGGTCTTTCCGGTGACTTGAACAAGCAGGCGCAGAAACTCGGCAAACAGCTTTATACAGCGTTTACCGACATGGACTGCGAGATGCTGGAAATTAACCCGCTCGTGGAAACCAAAGACGCGCAACTGCTGGTGCTCGATACGAAAATGAGCTTCGACGGCAACGCCCTGATGCGTCACCCCAACCTGATGGAACTGCGCGACGTGACCGAGGAAGATCCGGCAGAAGTCGAAGCTTCCAAATATGACCTCGCGTATATCAAATTGGACGGCAATATTGGCTGCATGGTCAATGGTGCCGGTCTTGCCATGGCGACGATGGATATCATCAAACTTAATGGCGCTTTCCCGGCCAACTTCCTCGACGTGGGCGGCGGTGCGACCACCGAAAAAGTGACCGCAGCGTTCAAGATCATCCTGGCAGACCCGGCTGTTGAAGGCATTTTGGTTAATATCTTCGGCGGCATCATGAAATGCGACATCATCGCCGAAGGTATCGTCACCGCGGCCAAGGAAGTCGATCTGTCCGTACCGCTCGTAGTCCGGCTCGAAGGTACCAATGTTGCCAAGGGCAAGGAAATTTTGGCGAATAGCGGTCTGCCGATCGTATCTGCTGATGACCTCGGCGATGCTGCGAAGAAAATTGTTGCGCAAGTGAAAGACGCGGCCTGA
- a CDS encoding electron transfer flavoprotein subunit beta/FixA family protein codes for MKILVPVKRVIDYNVKPRVKSDGSGVDLANVKMSMNPFDEISVEEAIRLKEAGKAEEIVAVSVGPQKAQETLRTALAMGADRAILVMTDEEVEPLGVAKILAKIVEEEAPKLVITGKQAIDDDSNQTGQMLAALLGWGQGTFANTVTVDGDSVDVKREIDGGLQTVKLSLPAVVTTDLRLNEPRYASLPNIMKAKKKPLDEKTPADYGVDISPRLTTTNVSEPPVRQAGEKVEDVDALVAKLKAVGAI; via the coding sequence ATGAAAATCCTGGTGCCCGTCAAACGGGTCATAGACTATAACGTAAAACCGCGGGTCAAATCCGATGGCAGCGGCGTGGATCTCGCCAATGTCAAAATGTCGATGAACCCGTTCGACGAAATTTCTGTCGAAGAAGCGATTCGCCTGAAAGAAGCAGGCAAGGCAGAAGAAATCGTCGCCGTTTCGGTTGGCCCGCAAAAGGCGCAGGAAACCCTGCGCACCGCTCTCGCCATGGGTGCAGACCGCGCTATCCTGGTCATGACCGACGAAGAAGTCGAGCCACTGGGTGTTGCCAAAATCCTCGCGAAAATCGTGGAAGAAGAAGCGCCAAAGCTGGTCATCACCGGCAAGCAAGCCATTGACGATGACTCGAACCAGACCGGCCAGATGCTCGCAGCTCTGCTCGGTTGGGGTCAGGGCACATTTGCCAACACCGTCACCGTTGATGGCGACAGTGTTGACGTGAAACGCGAAATTGATGGCGGCCTGCAGACGGTCAAGCTCAGCTTGCCTGCCGTTGTCACCACCGACCTGCGCCTGAACGAGCCGCGCTATGCGTCGCTGCCCAACATCATGAAGGCGAAGAAAAAGCCGCTCGATGAGAAAACACCCGCCGATTACGGCGTTGATATTTCTCCGCGCCTTACTACCACCAACGTTTCCGAACCGCCTGTCCGTCAGGCCGGTGAGAAGGTTGAAGATGTGGATGCGCTGGTCGCCAAACTTAAAGCTGTAGGAGCCATCTGA
- a CDS encoding electron transfer flavoprotein subunit alpha/FixB family protein, with protein sequence MKTLVLVEHDNTDMKDATLAVVTAASQLGEVHALVAGSGCASVGEQAAKVAGVSTVHVADDAALANQLAENVAPLVASLMESHDAFLAPATTTGKNVAPRVAALLDVMQISDILSVESEDTFTRPIYAGNAIATVKSSDAKKVITVRGTAFDKAAAEGGSASIEGVTGAGESGLSSFVSEEIAKSERPELTSAKIIVSGGRALGSSEKFEEVITPLADKLGAGIGASRAAVDAGYVPNDYQVGQTGKIVAPEVYIAIGISGAIQHLAGMKDSKTIVAINKDEDAPIFQVADIGLVADLFNAVPELTEKV encoded by the coding sequence ATGAAGACTCTTGTACTCGTAGAACATGACAATACAGACATGAAAGACGCGACGCTGGCTGTTGTCACCGCCGCGTCGCAGTTGGGCGAAGTCCACGCTCTGGTCGCCGGCTCCGGCTGTGCGAGTGTTGGTGAGCAAGCCGCGAAAGTCGCCGGTGTCAGCACCGTGCATGTCGCCGATGATGCCGCACTGGCCAATCAGCTTGCCGAAAATGTTGCGCCCTTGGTTGCCAGCTTGATGGAAAGCCATGACGCTTTCCTTGCGCCTGCCACCACCACCGGCAAAAACGTTGCACCACGCGTTGCAGCCCTGCTCGACGTGATGCAGATTTCGGACATTCTTTCGGTCGAAAGCGAAGACACGTTCACGCGCCCGATTTATGCCGGCAACGCGATTGCCACCGTCAAATCATCGGATGCCAAAAAAGTCATCACCGTGCGCGGTACGGCTTTTGACAAGGCTGCAGCCGAAGGCGGTTCCGCAAGCATCGAAGGCGTCACCGGCGCAGGCGAATCCGGGCTTTCATCATTTGTGAGCGAAGAAATTGCTAAGTCCGAGCGTCCCGAACTCACCTCCGCCAAGATCATCGTATCCGGCGGCCGTGCCCTGGGCTCTTCCGAGAAATTCGAAGAAGTCATCACGCCATTGGCCGACAAGCTCGGCGCCGGCATCGGTGCTTCACGCGCTGCGGTTGATGCGGGCTATGTCCCCAACGATTATCAGGTTGGCCAAACCGGCAAGATCGTTGCTCCGGAAGTCTATATCGCTATCGGCATTTCCGGCGCTATCCAGCATTTGGCTGGCATGAAAGATTCGAAAACAATCGTCGCGATAAACAAGGACGAAGACGCTCCGATTTTTCAGGTGGCCGATATCGGCCTAGTTGCGGATCTGTTCAACGCCGTACCGGAGTTGACCGAGAAGGTATAA
- the rhuM gene encoding RhuM family protein — MSELKPVLLQMDETTGDKFLIYGSDSGIKVEVHYNGDQLLMTQAQIAELFGRDVSVISRHISSVLEEGELDESNLHKMQIASSTKPITLYTLDMVISIGYRTSSKQATLFRRWATDKLVQFATKGFVIDSARLKNPENADRVTELREIIRDIRSDEANVYRELRTICAMCKDYEGSSKAWQEFYRNTQAKLVYAVTSHTPAEIIKGRANSKDDNMGLTNWPNDNIRKTDVGTSKNYLAAGEVKELNRLTTILLDIFEDQLDIGQLTTMAEAEGLLDRQLEQLNRIVLRGGGKVKAKVAKSFAEREYAKFKEQRKALRHQEADQAIAEIKSTQKKLPRSKKGRG, encoded by the coding sequence ATGTCTGAACTAAAACCTGTGTTGCTCCAAATGGATGAAACTACGGGAGATAAGTTTTTAATTTACGGTAGCGATTCCGGCATAAAGGTCGAAGTCCATTATAATGGTGACCAGCTACTGATGACGCAGGCTCAAATAGCGGAACTTTTTGGCCGAGACGTTTCTGTAATATCGCGACATATTAGTAGTGTATTGGAGGAAGGTGAGCTCGACGAGAGCAATTTGCATAAAATGCAAATTGCATCCTCTACAAAACCGATTACGCTTTACACTCTCGATATGGTGATATCGATTGGTTATCGGACGTCCTCAAAACAGGCTACTTTATTTAGACGATGGGCAACGGATAAACTAGTTCAGTTTGCTACTAAGGGTTTTGTTATAGATTCAGCCCGCCTAAAAAACCCTGAAAACGCTGATCGCGTGACTGAATTGCGCGAAATAATTAGAGATATTCGTTCGGATGAAGCCAATGTATATCGAGAGTTGCGAACAATTTGTGCAATGTGCAAGGACTATGAGGGTAGCTCAAAAGCGTGGCAGGAATTTTATCGTAATACGCAAGCCAAACTTGTTTATGCAGTAACATCGCATACACCGGCTGAGATCATTAAAGGCCGGGCCAATTCGAAAGACGATAATATGGGGCTTACGAATTGGCCCAATGATAACATTCGGAAAACTGATGTGGGCACGTCTAAAAATTATCTTGCGGCTGGCGAAGTCAAAGAATTGAATAGACTTACTACCATACTTTTAGATATTTTTGAGGATCAGTTAGATATAGGGCAGCTTACTACGATGGCGGAAGCGGAAGGTTTATTGGATCGTCAGTTAGAACAGCTGAATCGCATTGTTTTGAGAGGCGGTGGTAAAGTTAAGGCGAAAGTAGCCAAATCATTCGCTGAACGAGAATATGCAAAATTCAAAGAACAACGAAAGGCTCTTCGTCATCAAGAGGCTGATCAAGCGATTGCTGAGATTAAATCGACTCAGAAAAAGTTACCGCGATCCAAAAAAGGACGCGGCTAA
- a CDS encoding cupin-like domain-containing protein: MTARKSPKTKPDKREVLAQALLDGTPLTQLAERFVAAGYSEKAAAYEAGRAMKDPLFNAGKRVSNRLRKSHWTLDNYRRLHRADAGDRAEIPTVQTIEPDVFFRDYHHRNLPVKLTGLVDHWPAMQRWTLDYLAGKIGDAVVELQGQRQSRDDYEMAKDNHKRHVKFSEFVALLRQTDSSNDFYITAYNDTVNKQAMAPLWEDVGDISLLKSSVGNDGFFWMGPKGTITPFHHDLTNNLLLQISGRKRVTMVAAYDTAHMRNHLHCFSEWASPDDIRALGEAAPKLWQCDIGPGEAVFLPVGWWHHVEALDHTIGMSFTNFPVDNDFYTDYPNEVDF; this comes from the coding sequence ATGACGGCCAGAAAGTCCCCAAAAACCAAACCCGACAAGCGCGAAGTCCTGGCGCAAGCGTTGCTCGATGGAACGCCTTTGACACAGCTGGCCGAGCGCTTTGTCGCCGCTGGCTATAGCGAAAAAGCCGCCGCCTATGAGGCCGGGCGGGCGATGAAGGATCCGCTTTTCAATGCCGGCAAGCGGGTGAGCAACCGGCTGCGTAAAAGCCATTGGACGCTGGACAATTATCGCCGCCTGCACCGGGCTGACGCTGGCGATAGAGCGGAAATTCCTACCGTCCAGACAATCGAACCGGATGTGTTTTTCCGCGACTATCATCATCGCAACCTGCCGGTAAAACTCACCGGACTGGTCGACCACTGGCCCGCTATGCAGCGCTGGACGCTGGATTATCTCGCGGGCAAAATCGGTGACGCGGTGGTTGAGCTGCAGGGTCAGCGGCAATCGCGCGACGATTATGAAATGGCCAAAGACAACCACAAGCGCCATGTGAAATTCAGCGAATTTGTCGCCCTGCTCCGCCAGACCGACAGTAGCAATGATTTCTACATAACCGCTTATAACGATACCGTCAACAAACAGGCGATGGCGCCATTATGGGAGGATGTTGGCGATATATCGCTGCTCAAATCCAGCGTCGGGAATGACGGTTTTTTCTGGATGGGGCCAAAGGGCACGATCACGCCGTTCCATCATGACCTGACCAACAATCTGCTGCTGCAAATTTCTGGTCGCAAGCGTGTCACCATGGTCGCCGCCTATGACACAGCCCATATGCGCAATCACCTGCATTGTTTCAGCGAGTGGGCCTCGCCGGACGACATCCGTGCGCTGGGCGAGGCGGCGCCAAAGCTATGGCAATGCGACATCGGCCCGGGCGAGGCCGTGTTCCTGCCCGTCGGCTGGTGGCACCATGTCGAAGCGCTGGACCACACGATCGGCATGTCCTTCACGAACTTCCCGGTCGATAATGATTTTTATACGGATTATCCGAATGAGGTGGATTTTTGA
- a CDS encoding slipin family protein, with product MLNRIKGLKGNRYVTVNERERVIWFYKGALQGILGPGEHKMPNDQEQLVIDRLTLEDAAVPWDYEKMLFRQLPDQAAEHLTLFQTGPEELAIVERDGRIENILYPDDKLTVWTDAGPWKVELITLDDNPFIEPALFSRLIKSGTAEVMDIVKTVQVDNGQIALFMVDGEIFNELPPGHYGYWDLRQKVVAKIIDLSRQPLDVNGQELLTKDRVTIRINLSAEYRVVDPVKAVTEVKDFADALYRALQYAFRKTLGAMTLDQILDKQVTVDAEAAQKVRSDMAAIGLEVSEIILKDVILPGEMRELLNQVVSAQKAAEANVIKRREETNATRSLLNTAKVMADNPVMLRLKELEALESIAGKVDRLTVNNGTSGLMNDIVNLTED from the coding sequence ATGTTGAATAGAATCAAAGGTTTGAAGGGGAACAGATATGTTACCGTCAACGAAAGAGAACGTGTCATCTGGTTTTACAAGGGCGCATTGCAAGGTATTTTAGGTCCTGGAGAACATAAGATGCCCAATGATCAAGAGCAGCTGGTTATTGATCGGTTGACGCTGGAAGACGCTGCTGTGCCCTGGGATTATGAAAAAATGCTGTTTCGGCAATTACCCGATCAGGCCGCAGAGCATCTCACGTTATTTCAGACCGGTCCGGAGGAGCTGGCAATTGTTGAACGCGACGGGCGGATTGAAAATATACTCTACCCAGATGACAAACTCACAGTCTGGACCGATGCTGGGCCATGGAAAGTGGAGCTGATCACGCTCGATGACAATCCATTTATCGAACCGGCTCTATTCAGCCGCCTTATTAAAAGCGGGACAGCCGAAGTAATGGATATCGTAAAGACAGTTCAGGTCGACAATGGCCAGATCGCCCTGTTCATGGTCGATGGCGAGATATTCAATGAATTGCCGCCGGGTCACTACGGCTATTGGGACCTGAGACAAAAAGTTGTTGCCAAGATTATCGACCTTAGCCGTCAGCCGCTTGACGTAAATGGTCAGGAGCTGTTGACCAAGGATCGCGTGACGATCCGAATCAACCTTTCGGCGGAATATCGTGTCGTTGATCCGGTCAAGGCAGTCACCGAGGTCAAGGACTTTGCCGATGCGCTGTACCGGGCGCTGCAATATGCCTTTCGAAAGACACTCGGCGCGATGACGCTCGACCAGATCCTCGACAAGCAGGTGACGGTTGACGCCGAAGCGGCTCAGAAAGTCCGGAGCGATATGGCAGCCATTGGTCTGGAAGTATCCGAAATCATCCTGAAGGACGTGATCCTGCCGGGTGAAATGCGGGAGCTTTTGAACCAGGTGGTTTCTGCGCAGAAAGCAGCTGAGGCCAACGTCATCAAGCGGCGGGAAGAAACGAACGCAACGCGGTCTCTTCTGAACACCGCAAAGGTGATGGCCGATAACCCGGTCATGCTGCGGCTCAAAGAGCTTGAGGCTCTGGAAAGCATTGCCGGCAAAGTGGACCGGTTGACGGTCAACAACGGCACCAGCGGTTTGATGAACGATATCGTCAATCTGACTGAGGACTAG
- a CDS encoding HesB/IscA family protein — MTEVKTKTREIPAAIILTPAAEQRIADLMAKAPEDVIGVKLSTPRRGCSGLAYSVDYVTEEVKFDEKIVTPGGVFYVDGPSVLYLVGSTMDWQEDDFTAGFVFNNPNSKGDCGCGESFTV, encoded by the coding sequence ATGACCGAAGTAAAAACCAAAACGCGCGAAATTCCCGCAGCGATCATCCTGACGCCCGCGGCGGAGCAACGCATTGCCGACCTGATGGCCAAAGCGCCGGAAGATGTGATTGGCGTAAAACTGTCCACCCCGCGCAGAGGCTGTTCGGGCCTCGCCTATTCAGTCGATTACGTTACCGAGGAAGTGAAGTTTGACGAAAAGATCGTGACTCCCGGCGGCGTATTCTATGTCGACGGACCAAGTGTATTGTATCTCGTCGGTTCGACCATGGACTGGCAGGAAGATGATTTCACCGCCGGCTTCGTGTTCAACAATCCCAATAGCAAAGGCGATTGCGGGTGCGGGGAATCGTTCACCGTATAA